CCGTTCTACCCGTTCAATCGCTTTAACTATCGATTCTGGCGCTTGTTCGCCCTGTACTGTAGCCGGAGAAAATAAAACCCGTAACCCAGGATACCGTTGTTTGAGGGTTCTTTGAATGTCGCCCCAAGCCGCAGCAGTTGGCGAAGTAATCACCGCGATCGTTTGGGGATGAGCAGGAAGCGATCGCTTTCTTTCGGGATCGAACAAACCCTCAGCTAGCAAGCGTTTTTTTAACTGTTGATAGCGCAAAGCCTGCAAACCAACACCAGCAGGTAAAGCTTGCCAAACAGACAGCTGATATTCTCCCCTTTGCGGATAAACTCTCAGACTACCCAAAATAATTAACTGCTCTCCCGGAATCGGTAACTGTGCTAATTTTGCTAGTTGGCTATTCCAAGCCACGCACTTAATTCCGGCTGTACCATCGGGATCTTGCAAGGTAAAAAACAAGCCACTGCGATGGTGATTAGCACTGGAAACTTCTCCAGTCACCCAAACTTGTCGCAGTTGTTCGTCTTGTTCCAACAGCAAGCGAATGTAGTCAGTTAATCCAGTTACCGAAAGTGCAGTATCGGGAATTAAAGAATTGGCAAAATCAAAAGTCATCAAAGATGCAGCAAGAAATCTATTCAAATCCTAGCAAATCCAGGTATTTGGCAGACATGACAAATAATTTGGCAATCGACAAATCGACACAGCGAAATGCGACAGATAATGTGCGAATGTACAACAAAATCGGGATGACTGGATTCGAACCAGCGGCCCCTTCGTCCCGAACGAAGTGCGCTACCAAGCTGCGCTACATCCCGGCATAATAAGCCCATCATTAAAATATCGTATCACCAATAGAGGTAAATGTACAAAATAAATTAAGTGGGCATGGAGCATTGATTTTCATGACCGCATTTAGGTTGGATTTATCCAAAAACTAAAATCCAAAATCTCCCAAGCTTGCTAACATAACTTTGTATATATATGTAGTGAAAGCGGATTGTGACTGTTAAACCAGACTGGTTGCGGGTGAAAGCGCCTCAGTGGGAGCGCGTCGGTAACGTTAAAGAAATTTTGCGGGATTTAGCGCTCAATACGGTTTGTGAGGAAGCGTCATGTCCGAATATTGGTGAGTGTTTTCAAGCTGGTACTGCCACGTTTTTGATTATGGGGCCAGCTTGTACTCGTGCCTGTCCCTACTGTGATATAGATTTTGAAAAAAAGCCCAAGCCTTTAGATCCCACAGAACCAGAAAGATTGGCAGAGGCTGTTCGCCGCATGAAACTCAATCATGTAGTGATCACCTCTGTTAACCGAGATGATTTACCGGATGGTGGTGCGTCTCAATTTGGCAAGTGTATTACAGCAATTCGGGCGGTATCACCTAAAACTACGATTGAGGTGTTAATTCCTGACTTATGCGGCAATTGGAATGCGCTGGAGATGATTATCCAAGCTGCACCAGAAGTACTAAACCACAATACAGAAACCATACCCCGCCTATATCGCCGCGTGCGTCCCCAAGGTAACTACGATCGCACACTGGAATTACTATTGCGATCGCGTCAAATTGCTCCTTGGATCTACACTAAATCCGGGATCATGGTGGGTTTGGGTGAAACTGATGCCGAAGTTCGTCAAGTCATGCAAGATCTGCGATCTGTGGATTGCGATATCTTGACAATTGGGCAATACCTCCAACCCAGCCAAAAACACTTGAAAGTGGATAACTTTATTACTCCAGAACAATTTGCTGCTTGGCAAGCCTTCGGTGAAGAATTGGGATTTCTGCAAGTAGTTTCTTCTCCATTGACAAGAAGCTCATATCATGCAGAACAGGTGCGCAATCTCATGGAACGTTACCCGCGGAGTCGGGGATGAAAGGGAGTGTGGGGAGTGTGGGGAGTGTGGGGAGAAATAACTAATAACCATTAACCCTTGACTTTTGACTCTTGACCCTTGACCAATGACCAATGACAAACGACCAATGACAAATGACAAATCCGTAGCAATTTTAGGAGCAGGTGCTTGGGGGACAGCACTGGCAAATTTGGCTGCGGCTAACGGTCATCAGGTGCGTGTCTGGTCGCGTTGGGGTGCAGCAAGTCTGGAAGCTGTGCTAGAAGATGCGCAAATCGTCCTGTCTGCGATCTCGATGAAAGGTGTGAGAGATGTTGTGACGCAAGTCAAGTCTTTCCACCTTTCGCCAGAGACAATTTTTGTGACGGCGACGAAGGGTTTAGAGCCAGAAACTACCTGTACGCCATCGCAAATTTGGCAAACAGCTTTCCCTGAAAATGCGGTAGTTGTCCTCTCTGGCCCGAATTTATCAAAAGAAATTGAGATGGAATTGCCAGCTGCAACAGTGGTAGCTAGTAGTAATCCTACTGCTGCTGAAGCGGTGCAGCTGGTGTTTTCTTCTAATCGATTTCGAGTTTATACTAATCCCGATCCTGTGGGAGTGGAATTAGGCGGAACACTCAAGAATGTGATTGCGATCGCAGCTGGTGTATGTGATGGTTTACAGTTAGGAACCAATGCCAAAGCTGCCTTAGTCACCCGTGGACTCACAGAAATGGTTCGCATCGGTAACTTCTGGGGTGCGAAAACAGAGACTTTTTACGGTTTATCAGGTTTAGGAGATTTGCTAGCAACTTGCAACAGTCCTTTAAGTCGCAATTATCAAGTTGGTTATCAGCTAGCTCATGGCAAAACACTAACAGAGATTCTGACTGAGTTAAAAGGAACTGCTGAAGGAGTCAATACTTGCCAAGTCTTAGTACATCGAGCTAGACAGCAAAATATTCCCGTTCCCATTAGCGAGCAAGTTTACCGCGTACTTCAAGGCGAACTGACACCTCAAAAAGCTCTCGATGAATTGATGCTACGAGATATTAAGCCAGAATACTATAACTATTAAATTGCTTTTTCTCGGTCAATCTTCTGTCTGCAACAACCAAAAACCACTATAAGTCATTCCCGAATCATCTGGTTGCACTAATAAAAAGTGTATGCCTTTGCTTAGTTGTTGGCGTTGTTGAAACATCTTAGCAGCAGCAGTCACTTCCGCATCTTCAAAAGTAGCGACAATCCATCTATCTACTAAACCGGCTTCTAACACCAAGCCATCTGGCGCACCAGCAATATAATTTAACGCTACGGGACGGGCTTCATGCAACCACCGTGCTAAACGCATTGATTGCCTTCCACCGTAAATCACTACACCGGGAATGGGGGTTGTTGAGGCTAAACCCAGATTTAGGGGTTTAAGATATTCTGGCAGATGTAGAATCGGAATCGGGCGATCGCTAAATTCTGTTTCGACATCACCAGCACTCAGAGTCGCAAACCGCCATTGTTCTCCCCAGAGGTTTTCTGGTAAGGGTACAGGAGGTGGCTTATCTATAGGTGTGGGATATTGTTTTTCTTGTAACCACTGCTTTAATGCCAAAGTCCGGCGGGTAGGTTCAACACTAATACCTAAATTACGTCCAGCCGCCTCAATTAAACTTAAAGATTGCGGACGAAATACTTGAATCGCATCTGGCAGATGTTCGCCAGCAACTAGCTGAATTTGATCTGTCAACCAACTGGAATTCGCCTCTGACTGGGGACAACTAGCTACGTACTCTAAGCTGCGAGTTGCATCACAAATCAACAACTCCCACATAATTTGTCCAGTTGGATTTTGTTGCGGACTCCGGTAAAAATCAGCTTGCCAAATTTTCATGGATTAAAACCACAGATTAGAAATAATTTCCCCTCTGTACCTCTGCTGCCTATTTCTATTCACCTTAAAGTGAAACGTATCACTCTAGCAACCAGCCAAACAAGCCTTCTACAGTCAGATGAAAATCTTTGGCAAATTCTGGTACTGGCAAACTTTTTCCTGGTTCATCGTAAAAGGTGGTTGCTCGATCTGGCAAATAAACAAACACAGATTGTTCTTGTGGATCGATCAGCCATCCCATCTGAGTGCCATGCTTGAGGCAATGCAAAATATTTTTGGTAACTTTAGTTTGGCTTTGTTCGGGAGATAAAATTTCGATTGTCCAATCTGGGGCAATTGAGAAGACATTAGCAACCCCACTATTTTCCTTACGTGGAATTCTATCCCACAAAAATACAGAAATATCAGGGACAATTGAGCGTCCTCCAAAAGTACAACGAAGTTCTGAAAAAGCCCGTGCGATTTTTTTTTGTTTGACAACCAAGTTGATTGCAGGTGCTAATTCAGTTTGAATGACGCTATGTTCTCCTTGTGGCATAGGTTTTTGGACGATCCGCCCATCAATATATTCGCTGGCTGGTTCTGTTTCTGGCAGTTTCAGGAATTCTTCTAACGTTAGGGTTTTAGCAGGGATCTGTACCATTTCAGGTTTTGTGAAGAGGATTGAGTTGCACTGCTTCTGTTTTTATTCTTACAGATGGATTAATTAGTGGGTGCAATTGGACAAATCGTTTAGAATAACTGACTCAATATCTTAATTTATCGGCGTGCATCGGCGTAAATCGGCGGTTAATTATTCTTATCTAAACCGTCTTGATAATTGCCACAAAAAAAGGGGTAGGAACCCCACCCCATCTATCTAACTAGGAAACCCAAACTTTCTATACCAAAACCTTAGCCAAAATCGGTTCTACACTGGTAGCAATTTCTGGGACATATACCTGTGAAACGTAGTCTGCAATCATTCTGTCGGTGTTGAACAGTGGGGAATTTGTCTTAATTGATGCCTTCATCATCTGCACCCAACGCTGGGGAACACCTTGAGCATTTTGGTCGTAATACAGAGGAACAATTTCTTCTTCTAAAAGTTGATAAAGCGATCGCGAATCTATGCGATCCTGTAATTCTTGATCGCTAGTGTGAGCATCTTCGCCAATTGCCCAACCGTTCAGTCCTTTGCCATTGCTGTTGGCTTTGTAGCCTTCGCACCACCAGCCATCAAGGACACTGCAATTCAAACCACCGTTAAAGCAGACTTTTTGTCCGCTGGTACCAGAAGCCTCTAAAGGACGACGAGGATTGTTCAACCAGACATCCACACCTTGCACGAGTTTCTGTCCGGTGTAAATATCGTAATCTTCAATAAAGGCGACTCGGTTAATAATCGCTGAATGATGACACCATTCCATCAATCTTTGAATAATCCGCTTACCTTCTTCGTCGGCTGGGTGAGCTTTACCTGCAAAGATAATTTGTACTGGACGTTTGGCATTACCAAAAATCTGCAATGCTCGTTCCGCATCGCGTAAAATTAAATCGCCGCGTTTGTAAGGGCTAAAACGTCGGGCAAATCCAATAGTTAGTACGTCAGGATCGAGTAAAGTTTCAGTGGCTTGAATTAATTCGTAACTTTCACCCCGTTGTTCCCGTGCTTTCTTGACTTTATAACGGGTGAAGGCAATCAATCTTTCTTTGAGGACTCGATGTCGCCACCACAGTTCTTCATCGGGAATTGCGTCAACCTTCGCCCACATTTCGGGATGCATGGCTTGAGTTTTCCAATCTTCTCCCAAATACTGATTGTACAAGTCAGCTAATAGGGGAGCAGTCCAAGTAGGTGCATGAACGCCATTAGTAATGTAACCAATGGGAACTTTAGCTTCGGAATGTTGGGGATAGAGGACTGTCCACATTTTGCGGGAAACTTGACCGTGCAATTCACTCACGCCATTGCAAGCACGAGTCATCCGCAACGCCAAAACGGTCATACCAAAGGGTTCCCAAGGATCGCCCAGTCTTCTCGCGCCTAATGCCAAAAATTGCTCGCGGGAAAGTCGTAATTGCGGCCAGTAGTGAGCAAAGTAGGAATCGATTAAATCGGGTGAGAAAACATCATGTCCGGCGGGAACGGGGGTATGGGTGGTGAATACGCAACGATTCCGCACTGTTGCTTCAATGTCGTAGAAAGATTTGCCAGTACGTTCGATTTCTAAACGCGCCACTTCTAATGTACAGAAGGCGGCGTGTCCTTCGTTAAGGTGATAGACAGCAGGTTGAATTCCCAATGCATCCAAAGCGCGGACGCCACCAATACCTAATACAACTTCTTGGGCGATGCGGGTTTCTAAGTTACCGCCATAGAGATGTCCAGTTAGCCAGCGGTCAATGGGATCGTTGTCTTCGCGATCGCTATCGAGTAAATATAATGTGACTCGCCCTACTTTTACTTGCCAAATTTGCACTTTCACCAAGCGTTGGCGAACTTCTAATTGAATGATTAGCGGTTCGCCATTTTGAGTTTTAATTAACTCAATTGGCATCCGTTGAAAAGGGTTATCAATATAGTAATCTTCTTGCCAACCGTGACGGTTTAAGCGTTGGCGGAAGTAACCTTGGCGATACAGCAAGCCTACACCCACCATCGGTACGCCTAAATCTGACGATGATTTCAGGTGATCCCCAGCGAGAATGCCTAAGCCGCCTGAGTAAACTGGTAGGGATTCATGAATGCCAAATTCTGCGCAGAAGTAAGCTACTGGGTGTTCTTTGCTAAGTTGCGGTGCAACTCGACTTACCCAAGTATTTTGCTGAAGCAGATATTGGTCAAACTCGCGCGCTAAGGCGGAGACTTGCTTGAGATAAAAAGGATCTTCTGCTAATTGGGTCAGACGTTCGTAGCTTGCTGACTCTAAAATCGCCACTGGGTTATGCCCGCAGCGTTCCCATTCTTGGGGATCGATAGTTTGGAATAAAGCGATGCGATCGCCACTCCAACTCCACCAATAGTTATAAGCCAAATCTGCTAAACGCTTCAACGGAAAAGGTAACTTTTCGCTTAAGCGCAGCGCTGCGTTCATTGCACTACTATTAGCCATACAACTCTAAACTCTCTGTTAGTTTTTTCTATTTCGCTTCACATCTACTTCCCAATAATTGCTCTTCAGGTTGATTGGAAACGAGGCTTATTTGATGAATCATTTCCTGAAGTCGGAGTGGTTTATCGACATCAACTCCGCATCAATTAAATGGTTTTTCTTTTTTCTACCTTTTAAAGATTATCTCTGCTTTTGAGAGTTTTTTTCATCAATTTCAATCACATTATTTTAATTAAACTATTTTCTTGTTAAGAATTATCTGATAATTGCAATAATTACCCATAATTTCATATTAAACTTGTTTTTCAGATAATAATTTTGATAAAACGAGTGTTACTATACTAGTTTTTAACAGAGAAATACTGTAATTTTACAGTCAAGCTTATATATAAAATCCGATTTGATAGTCAAACAAATTCTCTATATTTAAACTTTAAGTTCCAGGTGAGTAGATCCCAGATCAAGAAGGCAGACTTGTGGTAACTAGCTTTGCAACCCAGTCATCAGCTTTTTCCTCCTTGACTTCCCGATCCCGCATGGTTGTAAAAAATCTACACTTGTCGGGTTAAGGGATGAGGGCGCTGTAACATTTTGGGAGAGGCGCATGAAGTGAACTTAAAACTCAGTACAATAGTCACCTGAATTCTTATATTTATTTTATTTTTTAAGTATATTTACTATTGACAAAATTAAGATATTAAAAATTTTCTCTGATTATAGGCTTAGTTCATACTTAAGTAAAAATACTGAGTTTTAAAATATATCATGACTATCGTCACGAATACTTTATTGAGTATAGCAACTATGAAGTTAATATTTTGCTAATAACTTCATAGATTGGGCTGATACATAAAGATTGTATGAAATAACATCAGTAATATTGTGGTTTTACAACATTTATGTAAATCATTAATAAGAGGATTTTAAATTTACTTTCAGCTTGATGAAGATTGTTGCAATAAGCAAAAACACATTTTGTTATATCAATAATTGAATTAATTAATAGTCTTCATAAGTTATCGATTATCTGAATCAAAATTCAGATAAAGATAAAATAAAAGTGTTTAATAGTTCCTCTTAAAGACTTTTTTAAAATCTGATTGTGCATCTACTACATAGCAATCAAAGTAGAATAGGCAAAAAAATATTATAGGTGTATCCAGTTTTGGCAAGATTAAATAAAAATTCTATACTTAGATAGATTTAGATTTACTTGAGAAAAAGTTTAAAATTTAATATTAGCAATTTGTCATATGTTTAAATGCGACAAAAAATATTCAAACACTATTTTAGTTTTGCATTTATTCATTTTGTAGCTAAAGAAATAGTATTAGATTAATCTATCAGTTGAATTGATAATATCCCGATCGAGTAAATTATATATCTTCAAGTAAGATGGAACTATATACACCTAGTGAAATTGAACAACTACAGCAAGATTTACCATATTTAATAGAAATTTCTCAATGGTTGAAAACGTTTTTATCGAGATCTCATCCCGATCTAGGTAGACCCGGGCCTGTATGCCCGTTTGTCCCAAAAGCCATAAAGTTAGATTGTATTCGCCTGAGAGTTATTCGTTCTCATAATTTGGTTCAGCAGCAAGTTATAAACATAGTTTTACCATATCTCAATACTTTTTTAGAGTTAGAACCAAGAGAGCAAGATGACTCCTTAAATAAAGCAATATTACTGCTATTTCCCGATATTAGTCATGAGGATGCACCGAGGCTAATTGATAGCGTTCAAAAAGAACTTAAACCTTTATTTGTAGAATCAGGATTGATGCTAGGAGAATTTCACAAGCGCAATCACACTCCTGGACTGCACAATCCGAATTTTCGCCCTCTTCGCAGTCCTATTCCCATGCTAGCTATTCGCTTTATGGTTGAATCGGATCTTCCCTTTCTTCAGAATGCAGAGGATTTAAATCTTCGGATTCGTTATCTTGAAGCTTATTTAAAGCGTTTTGAAAACAAATTTAAAGATGAAAATAATTTCAAGAATGCTCGTCAATCATTAGCTTTAGCAAAATTAGAAGTGAAGACAAAAACTTTACTCCTATATATAGGTGGATAGATTATTTTTTATTATGAGTATAGTTAATAGAAATTTAGAAAGCGAACAGAATATTCAATCAGATACACAAATTTTGCAACAGTGGTACAAAACTGAAATAATTCAGGCTCAAGCTTTGTGTCTTCATGAATTATTTGCTAGACAAGTTGAGCAGACACCCAATGCGGTAGCTGTCATATTTGAAAACCAAAAATTAACTTACCGTGAATTAAATAATAAATCTAATCAACTAGCAAATTACCTCAAAAAATTAGGTGTTGGCCCGGAGGTACTAGTTGGGATTTGTTTAGAACGCTCTTTGGAAATGGTGGTGGGTTTGTTAGGTATTCTCAAGGCGGGTGCAGCTTATGTGCCTTTAGATCCAGCATATCCTCAAGAACGTTTAAATTTTATATTAGAAGATAGTCAAACACCCTTAATTTTGAGTGTAAATTCATTAGCTAACAACCTAGCTAAAAGTCAAACAAAAGTTGTTTGTTTAGACTCAGATTGGGAAATTATTGCTCAAAATAGTCAAGAAAATCCTGTAACTGAAGTAAGGGTTGATAACTTAAGCTATGTAATTTATACATCCGGTTCCACAGGAAAGCCCAAAGGTGTAGCGATCGCTCATCGTAGTATTTGTAATACGCTATACTGGCGACAAAATACTTTTAAATTAACTCCGCAAGACAAAGTTTTACAGACGATTTCTTTTAGCTTTGACCCATCTGTTTGGCAGATATTTTGGCCTTTATCGTTTGGGGCACAGCTTGTTATGGCTCGTCCTGGCGGTCATCAAGATCCAGCCTACCTGATCGAGACAATTATCGAGCAGCAAATCACAGTCATGGCTTTAGTACCCTCCATGATGCGTGTATTACTGGAAGAAGAGGGAATCGAGAATTGTCAAAGTCTCAGACACATTACTAGCGGCGGTGAAGCGTTACCGATTGACCTTGTAGAACGGTTCTTGGCCTGTTTGAAGTTGAATAATATTCTCGTGAATTGCTATGGGCCGACAGAAGCGGCGATTGATGCTACCTTCTGGATTTGCCAAGGTGGAAGCGATCGCATTTTTGCACCGATTGG
The genomic region above belongs to Calothrix sp. NIES-2098 and contains:
- a CDS encoding lipoyl synthase, whose translation is MTVKPDWLRVKAPQWERVGNVKEILRDLALNTVCEEASCPNIGECFQAGTATFLIMGPACTRACPYCDIDFEKKPKPLDPTEPERLAEAVRRMKLNHVVITSVNRDDLPDGGASQFGKCITAIRAVSPKTTIEVLIPDLCGNWNALEMIIQAAPEVLNHNTETIPRLYRRVRPQGNYDRTLELLLRSRQIAPWIYTKSGIMVGLGETDAEVRQVMQDLRSVDCDILTIGQYLQPSQKHLKVDNFITPEQFAAWQAFGEELGFLQVVSSPLTRSSYHAEQVRNLMERYPRSRG
- a CDS encoding NAD-dependent glycerol-3-phosphate dehydrogenase domain-containing protein: MTNDKRPMTNDKSVAILGAGAWGTALANLAAANGHQVRVWSRWGAASLEAVLEDAQIVLSAISMKGVRDVVTQVKSFHLSPETIFVTATKGLEPETTCTPSQIWQTAFPENAVVVLSGPNLSKEIEMELPAATVVASSNPTAAEAVQLVFSSNRFRVYTNPDPVGVELGGTLKNVIAIAAGVCDGLQLGTNAKAALVTRGLTEMVRIGNFWGAKTETFYGLSGLGDLLATCNSPLSRNYQVGYQLAHGKTLTEILTELKGTAEGVNTCQVLVHRARQQNIPVPISEQVYRVLQGELTPQKALDELMLRDIKPEYYNY
- a CDS encoding putative alpha-glucan phosphorylase, producing MANSSAMNAALRLSEKLPFPLKRLADLAYNYWWSWSGDRIALFQTIDPQEWERCGHNPVAILESASYERLTQLAEDPFYLKQVSALAREFDQYLLQQNTWVSRVAPQLSKEHPVAYFCAEFGIHESLPVYSGGLGILAGDHLKSSSDLGVPMVGVGLLYRQGYFRQRLNRHGWQEDYYIDNPFQRMPIELIKTQNGEPLIIQLEVRQRLVKVQIWQVKVGRVTLYLLDSDREDNDPIDRWLTGHLYGGNLETRIAQEVVLGIGGVRALDALGIQPAVYHLNEGHAAFCTLEVARLEIERTGKSFYDIEATVRNRCVFTTHTPVPAGHDVFSPDLIDSYFAHYWPQLRLSREQFLALGARRLGDPWEPFGMTVLALRMTRACNGVSELHGQVSRKMWTVLYPQHSEAKVPIGYITNGVHAPTWTAPLLADLYNQYLGEDWKTQAMHPEMWAKVDAIPDEELWWRHRVLKERLIAFTRYKVKKAREQRGESYELIQATETLLDPDVLTIGFARRFSPYKRGDLILRDAERALQIFGNAKRPVQIIFAGKAHPADEEGKRIIQRLMEWCHHSAIINRVAFIEDYDIYTGQKLVQGVDVWLNNPRRPLEASGTSGQKVCFNGGLNCSVLDGWWCEGYKANSNGKGLNGWAIGEDAHTSDQELQDRIDSRSLYQLLEEEIVPLYYDQNAQGVPQRWVQMMKASIKTNSPLFNTDRMIADYVSQVYVPEIATSVEPILAKVLV